A stretch of the Solirubrobacterales bacterium genome encodes the following:
- a CDS encoding 1-acyl-sn-glycerol-3-phosphate acyltransferase, with amino-acid sequence MTDEQLLAYHDFTRRHGVNRGMYLVARAILVPFFLVYLRLSRQGRRNSRIKGATIVAANHRSFLDPFVIGCCLPWSKPMNYVAKVELFEKRWQGFFLVRLGAFPIRRGEADELAIETAEQVLARGGSICIFPEGTRIRKGSLGRPKRGVGRLALRSGAPVLPVAVSGSEDVRRGLRIRPRKVKIRVGRPMTFPQADAPSPALASSVTSRIWPNIELQWEDIGGLPPMRRAAVIGAGSWGTAVAVLLARGGLEVQLGTRTPNQAEAIASGRVNDRYLPGVSLPDSIEVKPSGEIELGAVDLLCIAVPSAAYPQVVGGLADRVGNRAGVLLLAKGLVAPRGQLPTEYVSERIRARGVACLGGPAHAREAVSGSAALVLGSEDADLRAQLGDVFDRAGLVCDRSRDAIGVEMAGAAKNAAVLAAAAAEPHGLNAAGIAAAAVWEECVDYAVTRGAELSTFHGLAGVGDLMATVLASGSRNRRAGEMLGRGTAPDQIPNLIGQASEALDSVPKIAETVSAAGCPAEALQGLSDLATGRISSDEWVARLRRTGHSRRAA; translated from the coding sequence GTGACCGACGAGCAGCTTCTCGCCTATCACGACTTCACCCGACGCCACGGGGTGAACCGTGGCATGTACCTGGTGGCGCGGGCGATTCTGGTCCCGTTCTTTCTCGTCTACTTGCGCCTCTCGCGTCAGGGGCGCAGGAACTCCCGGATCAAGGGTGCGACCATCGTGGCCGCCAACCACCGCAGTTTCCTCGATCCGTTCGTGATCGGTTGCTGCCTTCCCTGGTCGAAACCGATGAACTACGTGGCCAAGGTCGAGCTGTTCGAGAAGCGCTGGCAGGGATTCTTTCTGGTCCGGCTGGGGGCTTTCCCGATCCGTCGAGGTGAAGCCGACGAGCTGGCGATCGAAACTGCCGAGCAGGTGCTGGCCCGGGGCGGCTCGATCTGCATCTTCCCGGAGGGAACCAGGATCCGGAAGGGGTCGCTGGGACGACCGAAACGCGGCGTCGGCCGACTCGCGCTGCGGTCGGGGGCGCCGGTTCTCCCGGTCGCGGTGAGCGGCAGCGAGGATGTGCGGCGCGGCCTCAGGATCCGGCCCCGCAAGGTGAAGATCCGGGTCGGTCGGCCGATGACTTTCCCGCAGGCGGACGCACCCTCGCCGGCGCTGGCCAGTTCGGTTACCTCCCGCATCTGGCCCAACATCGAGCTCCAGTGGGAGGACATCGGCGGACTCCCGCCGATGCGCCGGGCGGCGGTGATCGGGGCCGGCTCCTGGGGTACGGCGGTCGCCGTGCTGCTGGCCCGCGGTGGACTCGAGGTCCAGCTCGGTACCCGCACCCCAAATCAGGCCGAGGCGATCGCGAGCGGCCGGGTGAACGACAGGTACCTGCCCGGCGTGTCCCTGCCCGACTCGATCGAGGTGAAGCCGTCGGGAGAGATCGAACTCGGGGCGGTAGACCTGCTCTGCATCGCCGTGCCGTCCGCCGCTTACCCGCAGGTGGTGGGCGGGCTGGCCGACCGGGTCGGAAACCGGGCCGGCGTCCTGCTGCTCGCCAAAGGGCTGGTTGCCCCCCGGGGTCAGTTGCCGACCGAGTACGTCAGCGAACGAATCCGGGCCCGGGGAGTGGCCTGCCTCGGTGGACCTGCCCACGCACGCGAAGCGGTGTCCGGCTCGGCCGCCCTGGTTCTGGGCAGCGAGGACGCGGATCTCCGGGCTCAGCTCGGAGATGTGTTCGACCGCGCCGGGCTGGTCTGCGACCGCTCCCGTGACGCAATCGGGGTGGAGATGGCCGGTGCGGCGAAGAACGCGGCGGTGCTGGCCGCTGCCGCGGCCGAGCCCCACGGCCTCAATGCGGCCGGGATCGCCGCTGCGGCAGTCTGGGAGGAGTGCGTCGATTATGCGGTCACCCGCGGGGCCGAGCTCTCAACCTTCCACGGGCTGGCCGGGGTCGGTGACCTTATGGCGACCGTGCTCGCTTCCGGCAGCCGCAACCGCCGTGCGGGCGAGATGCTGGGCCGGGGAACTGCCCCCGACCAGATCCCCAACCTGATCGGACAGGCTTCCGAGGCGCTCGATTCCGTTCCGAAGATCGCGGAAACGGTGTCGGCGGCCGGGTGCCCGGCCGAGGCTCTCCAGGGGCTCTCCGATCTCGCCACCGGACGGATCAGTTCGGATGAATGGGTCGCCCGGCTGCGCCGCACCGGCCACTCCCGGAGGGCGGCCTGA
- a CDS encoding GtrA family protein — protein MNPRIRRWLADNETVRPLIKFCLVGASGYVINLAVFAVSNGMFGIHHMLAAVLAFSVAVLNNFVWNRIWTFRSTDADVGFQALRFLTVSLASLCLNLGLLSLLHDLTPITELWAQAIAVAAVMPVNFGLNRIWTFARTSGDDPVTEIA, from the coding sequence ATGAACCCCCGGATTCGCCGTTGGCTGGCTGACAACGAGACCGTCCGACCGCTGATCAAGTTCTGCCTGGTCGGTGCCAGCGGCTACGTGATCAATCTGGCCGTTTTCGCGGTCTCCAACGGGATGTTCGGCATCCACCACATGCTCGCCGCGGTCCTGGCATTTTCGGTGGCGGTGCTGAACAATTTCGTCTGGAACCGGATCTGGACCTTCCGGTCCACCGACGCCGACGTCGGCTTTCAGGCGCTCAGATTCCTCACCGTCTCGCTGGCCAGTCTCTGCCTGAACCTCGGCCTGCTCTCGCTGCTTCACGACCTCACCCCGATCACCGAGCTCTGGGCCCAGGCGATTGCGGTGGCCGCGGTGATGCCGGTCAACTTCGGCCTGAACCGGATCTGGACCTTCGCGCGGACCTCCGGCGACGATCCGGTCACCGAGATCGCATAG